CCCGAGCCCGGACCCGATCGGCGACGCCAGAGGCATCACCGCCGCCGCGCCGGCGTCGCGCAGCCGTTTCGCCACGACCAGGTCGTCATTGGTGTAGGGCAGGACCGTGAAGCCCTCCTTGACCAGGACGCGGGTCGCCTGGAGCAGACCTTCGGTGTCGGGGAAGAGGGTCTTCTCGTCGCCGATCACCTCGAGCTTGATCAGATCGGAGAGGCCGGCTTCCCGCGCCAGGCGGGCGGTGCGCACGGCCTCCTCCGCCGAATAGCATCCCGCCGTATTGGGAAGGAGCGTCACCTTGTCGAGGTCGAGGTGGTCGAGGAGCGATTCGCCGCCGCGCCGGGACAGATCGACGCGCCGCACGGCGACGGTGACCATGCCCGCTCCCGACGCCTCGATGGCCAGCCGCATGACCTCGAGGCTGGGGTACTTTCCCGTACCAACGATCAGCCGGGATGCATAGCTC
This is a stretch of genomic DNA from Candidatus Polarisedimenticolia bacterium. It encodes these proteins:
- a CDS encoding thiazole synthase, giving the protein MKTDRLTIAGKSYASRLIVGTGKYPSLEVMRLAIEASGAGMVTVAVRRVDLSRRGGESLLDHLDLDKVTLLPNTAGCYSAEEAVRTARLAREAGLSDLIKLEVIGDEKTLFPDTEGLLQATRVLVKEGFTVLPYTNDDLVVAKRLRDAGAAAVMPLASPIGSGLGIQNVLNLMLILEEIRDIPVIVDAGVGTASDAAVVLEMGADGVLMNTGIAGAGDPVKMAKAMRLAVEAGRLAAEAGRIPRKLRAAASSPIEGLLR